In the genome of Natronorubrum sediminis, one region contains:
- a CDS encoding NUDIX hydrolase, which translates to MTTPPDDERPHENANQDVIAVDPDDTALETVNRLDAHTGDGVRHRAFTSLVFDGDGNVLLAQRAPEKRLWGTYWDGTVASHPVEGQSQEEATRERLEDELGIIPEQYDDLRLTDRFEYKRYFEDAGVEHEVCAVLKLTLTDRTLEPNEAEVAGLMWVPYERLHANPSWYRQLRLCPWFEIAMRRDVRGE; encoded by the coding sequence ATGACCACACCACCGGACGACGAACGTCCACACGAAAACGCGAACCAGGACGTAATCGCTGTCGACCCAGATGACACCGCACTCGAGACCGTCAACCGACTCGATGCCCACACCGGCGATGGCGTTCGCCATCGAGCGTTTACCTCGCTCGTGTTCGACGGCGACGGAAACGTCCTGCTCGCCCAACGAGCACCCGAGAAACGCCTCTGGGGGACGTACTGGGACGGAACCGTCGCCTCCCACCCCGTCGAGGGTCAGAGTCAGGAAGAAGCCACGCGAGAACGACTCGAGGACGAACTGGGAATCATACCCGAGCAGTACGACGACCTGCGACTCACCGACCGCTTCGAGTACAAACGATACTTCGAGGACGCCGGCGTCGAACACGAAGTCTGTGCAGTGTTGAAACTGACGCTCACGGATCGCACGCTCGAGCCGAACGAAGCGGAGGTTGCGGGCCTCATGTGGGTTCCCTACGAGCGACTTCACGCCAATCCATCGTGGTATCGTCAGCTCAGGCTCTGTCCGTGGTTCGAAATCGCGATGCGACGAGACGTTCGCGGCGAGTGA
- a CDS encoding DUF7853 family protein — MSSPQPETETHEVTLSRDEQWVVHSVLANEIDGAIDDDESPAEWTLEALETLETAGETTVFTVYQAQTLVDRLTSYLARVDTPEDDIVHGSAVVERLETRLESRESPPQ; from the coding sequence ATGAGTTCTCCACAACCGGAAACAGAAACGCACGAAGTGACGCTCTCCAGAGACGAACAGTGGGTCGTCCACAGTGTCCTCGCGAACGAAATCGACGGGGCGATCGACGACGACGAATCACCTGCCGAGTGGACGCTCGAGGCACTCGAGACGCTCGAAACGGCCGGTGAGACGACAGTATTTACCGTCTATCAGGCCCAGACACTCGTCGACCGACTGACGTCGTACCTCGCGCGTGTGGACACTCCAGAAGACGATATCGTCCACGGATCGGCCGTCGTCGAGCGACTCGAAACTCGCCTCGAGTCACGCGAATCGCCACCCCAATAA
- a CDS encoding zinc-binding dehydrogenase gives MQAVTITEHGDTDVIDYGDHPDPEIGRTDVLVDVKAAALNHLDIWTRRGMPGLDLEMPHIPGSDGAGIVEEVGEDVTRFEAGDRVALSAGCGDLRMDDPTLDPHYYIIGEHVPGIHAEYAAIPEENLIPVPEHVDWEVAGSSCLVFQTAWRMLIERADLEAGEKVLVLGASGGVGHAALQIADHAGAEVYATGSTEEKLEYAKEHGADHVCNYEEENFAEWVQAETDGRGVDVVVEHVGAPTWQDSLASLTKGGRLVTCGGTGGGAPETDIPRIFWNQLEIIGSTMATPDQVDDVMELVWDGTFEPAIREELPMSESARAHEIIENREGFGKVVVRPDSEL, from the coding sequence ATGCAGGCAGTCACAATCACCGAACACGGCGACACCGATGTCATCGACTACGGGGACCATCCTGACCCCGAAATCGGCCGCACCGACGTGCTGGTCGACGTGAAAGCGGCGGCGCTCAATCACCTCGACATCTGGACGCGACGCGGAATGCCCGGATTGGACCTCGAGATGCCCCACATTCCGGGCAGCGACGGCGCGGGAATCGTCGAGGAGGTCGGTGAGGACGTCACTCGATTCGAGGCGGGCGATCGCGTCGCCCTCTCGGCTGGCTGTGGCGACTTGCGGATGGACGACCCGACGCTCGACCCACACTACTACATTATCGGCGAGCACGTGCCCGGCATTCACGCCGAGTACGCCGCGATTCCCGAGGAGAACCTGATTCCCGTTCCCGAGCACGTCGACTGGGAGGTCGCCGGCTCGAGTTGTCTCGTCTTCCAGACGGCCTGGCGCATGCTAATCGAACGCGCCGACCTCGAGGCTGGCGAGAAGGTCCTCGTCCTTGGAGCCAGCGGCGGCGTCGGCCACGCAGCCCTCCAGATTGCCGACCACGCGGGCGCGGAAGTGTATGCAACGGGCAGCACCGAGGAGAAACTCGAGTACGCGAAAGAACACGGCGCAGATCACGTCTGCAATTACGAGGAGGAGAACTTCGCGGAGTGGGTGCAAGCGGAGACCGACGGCCGCGGGGTCGACGTCGTCGTCGAGCACGTCGGCGCGCCGACGTGGCAGGACTCACTTGCGAGCCTGACGAAGGGCGGGCGACTCGTCACCTGCGGCGGCACTGGCGGCGGTGCCCCCGAGACGGACATCCCGCGGATCTTCTGGAACCAACTCGAGATCATCGGGTCGACGATGGCCACGCCCGATCAGGTTGACGACGTGATGGAACTCGTCTGGGACGGCACGTTCGAGCCCGCGATTCGTGAGGAACTGCCGATGAGCGAGTCCGCACGCGCTCACGAAATCATCGAGAACCGAGAAGGCTTCGGCAAGGTCGTCGTCCGGCCGGATAGCGAACTGTAG